Proteins found in one Labeo rohita strain BAU-BD-2019 chromosome 11, IGBB_LRoh.1.0, whole genome shotgun sequence genomic segment:
- the si:ch211-161f7.2 gene encoding retinoic acid-induced protein 2 — MADQTKEVKKHQTNTEKTDDNGSNLSSKDQTKKRSPELNPSNEHSVNLRLHLQLAGRLPPQIGETRISPLILPPASTMSTPLIQDQHLNSQLPPSLRSCPFANIQTSALLESLLLSQPEALVNHTDVPAFQSPGIATCLKDLIQSLSNSAECAMTGPNQPIPFISNGLPHEIVQPTSTPIISLIPPATLLVPYPFVVPLPVPLPIPIPIPILMSLDSKTFIKTGSTVDKSTQTSSTIPCCTSSMAYPIFPVSQDKVLDLSLKATQTKREHVLSPSPDSALDLSVVNSNSRFRNGRNAWTLHEGNGNNITRSKYEDYNGKIVRPTQTVKVIVSPTETVPAPLCDKRRGFSWDYMKADGSQDNGVQDNSKRLSTTHPHCSEPQRRILNNKNVHFKRDGSHMYGDTPPFKKLHLAYFLPENS, encoded by the coding sequence ATGGCGGACCAAACAAAAGAGGTAAAAAAGCATCAGACCAACACAGAAAAAACAGACGACAATGGATCTAATCTCAGTTCCAaagatcaaacaaaaaaaaggtcacCTGAATTAAATCCTTCTAATGAACACTCAGTAAATCTCAGACTGCATCTACAGTTAGCTGGCCGTTTGCCACCCCAGATTGGTGAGACACGCATATCTCCCTTGATTTTGCCTCCTGCAAGCACAATGTCCACACCACTGATCCAGGATCAGCATTTAAACTCCCAACTTCCACCTTCTTTACGCTCTTGTCCGTTTGCCAATATTCAGACAAGCGCTTTGCTTGAGAGCCTGCTTTTGAGTCAACCAGAAGCTTTGGTTAACCACACAGATGTACCAGCATTTCAAAGCCCTGGGATTGCAACTTGTCTGAAAGATCTAATACAATCTCTCAGTAATTCGGCAGAGTGTGCAATGACTGGTCCAAACCAACCAATCCCTTTCATTTCAAATGGCTTGCCACATGAAATTGTTCAGCCTACTAGCACACCAATAATCTCACTGATCCCACCAGCAACTTTGTTGGTCCCTTATCCATTTGTGGTCCCATTACCAGTGCCATTACCCATCCCCATCCCAATCCCTATCCTAATGAGTTTAGactcaaaaacctttattaaaaCTGGTTCTACGGTTGACAAGAGCACACAGACCTCGTCTACAATCCCTTGCTGCACTAGCAGTATGGCCTACCCCATATTTCCAGTGTCTCAAGACAAGGTGCTTGACCTCTCACTTAAGGCGACCCAAACAAAGCGAGAACATGTGTTATCTCCTTCACCGGACTCAGCACTGGATCTGTCTGTGGTAAACTCAAATAGCAGATTTAGGAATGGACGAAACGCATGGACATTACATGAAGGCAATGGAAACAACATCACACGTTCAAAGTATGAGGACTACAATGGCAAGATTGTGCGCCCTACTCAAACAGTCAAAGTCATTGTGTCGCCCACAGAGACCGTTCCTGCCCCTTTATGTGACAAGCGAAGAGGTTTCTCATGGGACTACATGAAAGCAGACGGGAGCCAGGATAATGGGGTACAGGACAACTCTAAGAGACTGTCCACAACTCACCCTCATTGTAGTGAACCACAGAGACGGAtcttaaacaacaaaaatgtacatttcaaaAGGGATGGGTCACACATGTATGGAGACACTCCTCCATTTAAAAAACTGCATCTGGCTTATTTTCTGCCTGAAAACAGTTAA